The genomic window TCAATTCCAAGTTTAAACTCCCAAATACTGCTAATTTTCCCTAGGTAATTTCCCCCTGCTTAATAAAAAGCTAAGCATTTTATTAAATTTTTTTCCTCTTTTAGACCTGTTTCTACCTATTTAATAATTTTTTAATAAAAAATAGAATATTGAAAATCCACGCAAAAAATGTCGATATTCATGATATAATATAAAAGAAAAATGTCCATCGGCTGGTTTTAGGTATTCTCAAAAGTGGTCCCTTAGTCTATTTAATCGGATATACTATAATAGAATAGGATTGACAAACCTTATGATACTAGGATTAACAATTATCTTAATATTAGTATTATTTTTGCCGTTCACGGTGAAAAAAGTAGAACATAATCTGGAAGCCTTTTTGTTTATTATGGGTTTAGCGGCAGCTGCTATTAGCCAAGTTTTAGATGGTGCTTTATTTATCAAAGCACTCGAAGATCCTATTCATATTACTTTCGCAGTTCTGATAGCTGGTTTAGTATTTAGATGGTGCCAAAGCCCTATTGAAAAAGGAATTCTCGGATTAAGCAATATGATGCCGCTTCGCTTGTTTTTAGCATTAGTTACGGTCATACTAGGATTAATTTCAAGTGTGATTACCGCAATCATTGCAGCGATTGTTCTAGTCGTAATTGTAAGTGTCATTCGTCTGGACAGAAAATCTGAGGTAAGACTCGTTGTACTAGCCTGCTTCTCCATTGGCCTTGGTGCTGCTTTGACCCCAATCGGTGAACCGCTTTCAACCATTGCCATCAGCAAATTAAATGAGGAATTTTTTTATTTATTTAAACTTATTGGTGTCGATGTCATTGTAGCAATCCTTATCTTTGGCATGCTAACAGCAGTCATCATTAAGCCTCAAAAAGGGGTAAAAGGATTAAATGGCTCCCTCGAAAAAGAGAGCTATAAAGAAATTTTCATCCGTGCTCTTAAAATTTATCTTTTTGTCATGGGATTGACCCTCCTAGGTGCCGGGTTTGAACCTTTTATTGAAAAATATTTACTAGGCCTTAACCCGCTTATCCTATATTGGATCAATATGATTTCAGCGATTCTGGATAATGCCACACTTGCAGCTGCAGAAATTAGTCCATCCATGGACGAACCAACGATTAAGGCGATTCTGCTTGGACTTATGA from Bacillus sp. DTU_2020_1000418_1_SI_GHA_SEK_038 includes these protein-coding regions:
- a CDS encoding DUF1646 family protein, coding for MILGLTIILILVLFLPFTVKKVEHNLEAFLFIMGLAAAAISQVLDGALFIKALEDPIHITFAVLIAGLVFRWCQSPIEKGILGLSNMMPLRLFLALVTVILGLISSVITAIIAAIVLVVIVSVIRLDRKSEVRLVVLACFSIGLGAALTPIGEPLSTIAISKLNEEFFYLFKLIGVDVIVAILIFGMLTAVIIKPQKGVKGLNGSLEKESYKEIFIRALKIYLFVMGLTLLGAGFEPFIEKYLLGLNPLILYWINMISAILDNATLAAAEISPSMDEPTIKAILLGLMISGGMLIPGNIPNIISAGKLNITSKEWAQFGVPVGLITMVAYFFVILVIG